The genomic interval GTGGGTTTCTGCCAAGCCGCTTTCAAGGAGTGCGATTCCGGAACACGGGTGATCTTGTTCCGTACCTGGCCAATCCGCCGGGTGTCAGCGTGGGCGCAAACCGGGCATTGCTGGATGATCTGGCCGCGATGAATGCCGCCCACTTGCATGAATGCGGTGATCCAGAAATTGAAACTCGAATCGCCCAGTACGAGATGGCGTTTCGGATGCAGACCAGCGTTCCGGACCTGGTCGATTTCTCGGGAGAAACGAAGCGTACGCTCGATCGCTACGGCGTCGACGCCTTGTCGAAAGGAACCTTCGCCAATAATTGCCTGATTGCGCGCCGCTTGCTGGAACGCGGTGTTCAGTTTGTTCAATTGATGCATGCGGGCTGGGATCAGCACAGCAATCTCTTTACACAACTGGAGCAGCAGTGTCTGGATACAGAAGGCCCCTCGGCGGCCCTGGTGCAAGACCTGAAAGAGCGAGGGATGCTCGACGATACACTGGTCATCTGGGGCGGTGAATTCGGACGCACGCCGTTCGGTCAGGGAAACCCGACGAACCCCAAAGGGCGTGATCACTTCGGTCGCGCCTTCAGTTGGTGGATGGCGGGCGGTGGCGTGAAACCGGGGCTCGTCTATGGCTCGACCGACGATTTCGGCTGGAATATCACATCTGACCCGGTGCACGTCCATGACATGCAAGCGACCATTCTGCACCTGTGTGGCATTGATCACACTCGACTTACGTTCCGGTATCAGGGGCGACAATACCGTTTGACGGACGTACATGGTGAGGTCGTTCAGGGAATCCTGGCCTGAGCCGCGGTCAGATCGAATTA from Schlesneria paludicola DSM 18645 carries:
- a CDS encoding DUF1501 domain-containing protein yields the protein MHELLAEQMQRLNRRQFFGTSATGVGVAALASLLGQSHSTALGREQGLPGLPHFAPKAKRVVMLWQGGGPSHVDLFDDKPMLREWAGQDIPDSIRGTTRLSTMSSGYANWPCQPAIKPHKQYGKSGVMLSEMLPNVGSIVDDICVVRSMHTEAVNHAPGVTFFLTGAQVPGRPSLGAWMSYGLGNESENLPAFVVMTSSDRAKTCGQLFFDYYWGSGFLPSRFQGVRFRNTGDLVPYLANPPGVSVGANRALLDDLAAMNAAHLHECGDPEIETRIAQYEMAFRMQTSVPDLVDFSGETKRTLDRYGVDALSKGTFANNCLIARRLLERGVQFVQLMHAGWDQHSNLFTQLEQQCLDTEGPSAALVQDLKERGMLDDTLVIWGGEFGRTPFGQGNPTNPKGRDHFGRAFSWWMAGGGVKPGLVYGSTDDFGWNITSDPVHVHDMQATILHLCGIDHTRLTFRYQGRQYRLTDVHGEVVQGILA